Genomic window (Desulforapulum autotrophicum HRM2):
ACAGTAACATACCCGCCATGCTCTTCAACAACCCCGTAGACCAGGGCCAGACCAAGACCTGTGCCCTCTCCGGGCTTTTTGGTGGTAAAATAGGGATCAAATATTTTATTTAAGGTCTTCGGGTCCATGCCGTTGCCCGTGTCCATCACCTTGACGGTCAGATATTGGCCCGGCACCATATTTGGAATCGGCCCATTAGCCGAATGAAAAACGTCCATCATGTCCACCTCAACGGTCAGCACCCCGGTGGAAACCATCGCCTGGAAGGCGTTTGTGCAAAGATTCATGAGGGCCTGGTGGATTCTTACCGGATCGCCCAGGATGGGTTTCTCACAGACGATCTTTTCGCAAATTACAATGGACGAGGGGATGGAAGACCGGATCAGATCAAGAATCTCCTTTACCACGGTGGAAAGGATAAGTACCTGCATTTTAGGCTCTGTTTTTCGGCTGAAGGCAAGGATCTGCTGGATCAGTTCAGCCGCCCGTTGTGAGCCTTTTATGATCTGCCGAATATGGCTCTTTGCCTTTGTGGGGTTGTCAATATGCCGTTCCGCAAGCTTGGAATACCCGAAAATCCCCGACAGAATATTGTTGAAATCATGGGCAATACCACCGGCAAGAACGCCCACGGCCTCCAGCTTCTGGGCCTGCTGGAGCTGTGCCTCTATCTGTTTCATCCGGGTGGTATCCCTGAGCACATTGAGCATGGAAACCGTTCCATTGGCATGGGCAATGGGGGTGGCCGACACATGGAACGAATGATTGTCTTTAAAACTGACAATGTCCATCTCCTGGGTGCTGCCGTTTTTAATCGTGTCAAACTCACACCAGGGACATCGTTCACTGAAGCCATGGATTGCCGTAAAACAGTCTTCCCCTGTGGCATCATACCCCGTTCTCTGGATCATGGTGGGGTTCATATATTCAATCAAATAATCTTCAGAGGTAATATATACCGGTTCTTTCATGGACCCCATGATGGCCTGGTATTTTTTTTCACTCTCCAGAAGTTGGGACTCCTTGGCCTTAAGATCGGTAATATCAAGGGCTGCAAAGGTAACTCCCCTGGAAAGATCCTCAAGATCAATGGGGGTGGAACTGAGCAGCACGTCAATAAGCCGACCATCCTTTCTCTGCCACTGGGTTTCAACGGTTCCGATCCCCACCTGGTCTATCTGCTGATATTTTTCCAGGCCCACATGGTCATAGCGTGCTTCATTGGGATAAAGTAGCCTTGCACTCTGGCCTATAAGCTCATCCCTTGAGAAACCAGTCACCCGGGCTAATTGCTCATTTGCCTGAATAATCTTCCTATCGCACACAACCCCGATACCCGTGGGGACTGCCCGGAAAATGCTCTTGATCTCCTCTTCACTTTTTTTCAGCCGCTGCTCGGCAAGGGTTCGTTCCGCCAGCTCATCGGACAGTCGTGCTGTTTTTCCCTTAATCTGTCGCAAAAGCATCAGCGACCACACAAACCCTGCCGCCACCAGCCCAAGAAGAGGAAGAATGACCCAGATGCCTTTGCGCAAGACAGTGGCAAAGGTCAGTGGTTCTGCCTTTAGCGCACCAAACCATTTTTCATAAATTGCATCAAATTCACCCGAAGTTTTTATGATGAACAGCCCTTCGTTGATCATGGCCAGAAGGTTGGCGTTTCCCTGGGCAACGGCAATACAGTATCTACCCTGTAATATGGGGTCGGAAAGGGGTCGAATGTTTTGAATACCCATATTTTTTGCAATCTGCATCCCCTGGGCCCTTGAAATAACGGCACAATCGACACGACCCTGTGCAAGGTTTTCAATAACATCCTGTAAATCATCTTCAAGGACAAGGCGGGTTGACATCTGACGTTCAACGGCAATATCGTGGTAAAGATCTCCCTTTTGTAGACCAATCCTTTTTCCCCGGCATTGATCAATCCCTTTAATGGGTGAGCCGTTCCTGACAAACACACTGTAGGTGGAGATATAATGGGGTACCGCGAAATCAACCTTTTCAGCCCTTTGGGGAGTTCGGTACATCCCTGCCAGAACCTCAGTTTCACCCCTTTCAAGGGCTGTTCGGACCTGATTCCAGGGGCCTAACTCAATCTTGATTCCCATATCCATGGCCCTGGAAACAGCCATGATGATATCAATATTAAACCCCTCGGGAACCCCTTTGTCATTGAGGTATTCAAACGGCGGGAAGTTGTGGTCGCCCCCAACGGTTACGGGTGCAGCAAGGGCTGGAACAACCCAAAGAGCCACCAGGACGGTCGTTCCAAAAAAAAATAATAAAATTTTATTCATTTGATAAAATCGAATAACATGCTTGTTTTAAATTTCTGGTTAGGATTCTGGTAAGCATACTAATGAACATCAAAAAAATCAAACCAAATGTCACCGGACCTTAAAAGGTGTGCACCCTTGCTTCAGGTATGAAGATCCAGGTGATATCCCCGATTTTGAGCTTTTTTTCCAGGACCTGCCTGCGGGTCCACTGGGCCATGAACTCAACCCCGTTGACCTGGATAAAAACATCAAAATAAAATCCGCGGTTGACCAGTCTCTGAACCCTGCCGGAAAACCGGTTTACACCGCCACCCGGATCCCCATCCAGGCAGAGAATCTCTTCAGGTCGCACGGCAAGGTAATCCCGGCCCAAGGCAGGACGGTCAAGGAAAATCTCAAGCCCTTTGAGGCTGACCCTGGAATCATTGCACCCTGTAATGGGGAACACATTCTTCATCCCCACAAACCGGGCAGCAAACGGAGATCCAGGTCGCTCAAACAACTCCTGGATGGTGCCGGTCTGTTCTATTTTCCCCCTGTGAATGATGGCCCCCCTGTTGGCAAGAAAAAGAACGTCCGAAAAATCATGGGAAACCATTACAAAGGTGGTGCCAAGGGTCTTGTGCAGGGATTTCAAAAGATTTTTGATGTCGTCCTGGAGCACGGGATCAAGGGCGGAAAGGGGTTCGTCAAGGAGCAACACCCTGGGGTTGAGAATCAGGGCCCGGCAAAGGGCAACCCGCTGCTTTTCCCCGCCGCTCAAGGTCAGGGGGTGGCGGTTCAACAGATGGGACAGATTCATGGTTTCCACAAGTGATTCAAACCGGGCGTTTGCCTCAACCTTGGAGATGTCATGGTAGCGAACCCCATAACGGATATTTTTTTGTACATCAAGGTGGGGGAAAAGGGCGTAATCCTGGTACACGATGCCAAGGCCCCGGTGTTCCGGAGGGGTTTTTGTTATTTCCTGTTCTTCCAGAAAAACCCCGCCACTATCAATGGGCATCAGCCCCATAATGGCTTCAAGCAGCAGGGATTTGCCCGATCCTGTAGGGCCGATCAGGGCAAAGAAATCCCGCTCTTTAACTTCCAGATTGACCGATTCCAGGCTGAACCCGGTAAGACGTATGGAAAGATCGCTGACCCGTATCATTGAATCCGTCGTTCCCTTGAAAAAAAACGCATCATGACAA
Coding sequences:
- a CDS encoding transporter substrate-binding domain-containing protein — its product is MNKILLFFFGTTVLVALWVVPALAAPVTVGGDHNFPPFEYLNDKGVPEGFNIDIIMAVSRAMDMGIKIELGPWNQVRTALERGETEVLAGMYRTPQRAEKVDFAVPHYISTYSVFVRNGSPIKGIDQCRGKRIGLQKGDLYHDIAVERQMSTRLVLEDDLQDVIENLAQGRVDCAVISRAQGMQIAKNMGIQNIRPLSDPILQGRYCIAVAQGNANLLAMINEGLFIIKTSGEFDAIYEKWFGALKAEPLTFATVLRKGIWVILPLLGLVAAGFVWSLMLLRQIKGKTARLSDELAERTLAEQRLKKSEEEIKSIFRAVPTGIGVVCDRKIIQANEQLARVTGFSRDELIGQSARLLYPNEARYDHVGLEKYQQIDQVGIGTVETQWQRKDGRLIDVLLSSTPIDLEDLSRGVTFAALDITDLKAKESQLLESEKKYQAIMGSMKEPVYITSEDYLIEYMNPTMIQRTGYDATGEDCFTAIHGFSERCPWCEFDTIKNGSTQEMDIVSFKDNHSFHVSATPIAHANGTVSMLNVLRDTTRMKQIEAQLQQAQKLEAVGVLAGGIAHDFNNILSGIFGYSKLAERHIDNPTKAKSHIRQIIKGSQRAAELIQQILAFSRKTEPKMQVLILSTVVKEILDLIRSSIPSSIVICEKIVCEKPILGDPVRIHQALMNLCTNAFQAMVSTGVLTVEVDMMDVFHSANGPIPNMVPGQYLTVKVMDTGNGMDPKTLNKIFDPYFTTKKPGEGTGLGLALVYGVVEEHGGYVTVDSGPGQGSAFQLFFPVVDERAGNQIEVPNLQEVPPGGREHIMVVDDEESILLSTQELLKDYGYEITAFENSADAYAEFEKDPLKFDLVITDMTMPQLSGVELSTKMLNLRSELPIILCTGYCGTYDEKKALALGVKKYVQKPIDSRTLLGLIRELIHGN
- a CDS encoding ABC transporter ATP-binding protein, with product MIRVSDLSIRLTGFSLESVNLEVKERDFFALIGPTGSGKSLLLEAIMGLMPIDSGGVFLEEQEITKTPPEHRGLGIVYQDYALFPHLDVQKNIRYGVRYHDISKVEANARFESLVETMNLSHLLNRHPLTLSGGEKQRVALCRALILNPRVLLLDEPLSALDPVLQDDIKNLLKSLHKTLGTTFVMVSHDFSDVLFLANRGAIIHRGKIEQTGTIQELFERPGSPFAARFVGMKNVFPITGCNDSRVSLKGLEIFLDRPALGRDYLAVRPEEILCLDGDPGGGVNRFSGRVQRLVNRGFYFDVFIQVNGVEFMAQWTRRQVLEKKLKIGDITWIFIPEARVHTF